From Pectinophora gossypiella chromosome 16, ilPecGoss1.1, whole genome shotgun sequence, one genomic window encodes:
- the LOC126373654 gene encoding uncharacterized protein LOC126373654 produces the protein MCLAKDQSSPQKEASPPRSPWAKLLNRQNSKPRLPRKITSSTRVNLNKCWSKLGEIISNASPRTDLPSQKTAYPEEPILVPFSDFFYPVDPVKPIPVEDNDNAENQNILNSSRFELVTDDSEISDNMANEVREICYSANTNCIVCKLCY, from the exons ATGTGTTTAGCTAAGGATCAATCTTCGCCGCAAAAGGAGGCCTCGCCGCCTCGGTCGCCATGGGCTAAGCTTCTGAACCGCCAG AACTCAAAGCCAAGGCTTCCGAGGAAGATAACGAGCTCCACGCGTGTGAATTTAAACAAGTGCTGGTCGAAGCTTGGGGAGATTATCTCCAACGCGTCGCCGCGCACTGACCTGCCATCGCAAAAGACTGCATACCCTGAGGAGCCTATCCTCGTCCCGTTCTCCGACTTCTTCTACCCGGTGGACCCGGTCAAACCGATCCCGGTGGAGGACAATGATAATGCCGAGAACCAGAACATCCTCAACTCGAGTCGCTTCGAGCTGGTCACCGACGATTCGGAGATCAGCGACAACATGGCCAACGAAGTCCGCGAAATCTGCTACTCGGCCAACACCAACTGTATCGTATGTAAACTTTGTTATTAG